The Apium graveolens cultivar Ventura chromosome 3, ASM990537v1, whole genome shotgun sequence sequence TGTTACAGAAATATATGATTTACCAAGAGTACAGATACGAGAGTTTCTACGTGAAAACAAGTGTGCATACATCTGTCATACCTTCCATGAAGAAGCCTACATTTGGAGACAACAGCTTGATAAAGCTGGGAACCCGTATGATAAGTAAGTTTGACAGGACTTCCTCCATACAAAAAATCCTCAACAAAATGGAACTCCAAGAAATTGTACAAGAAAACAATCAACACACATAATGATCCCAACACATAATGTGATATGGGTATCATGGTGACGGCCTTAAACAGGAGTTTGTAGCCATTAATAGGCGAAACTTCAATGGATGCCGCGCAAACATCCATTGAAAACAAACCCAAATGAGGAAGAAAATAATCAAAATTTTGGGTTGGTGCTGAAGTAAGGAAAAGGAGGGTGTCTTGATGGAGTTGTATATACTGACAGTGGCATTGCAACAAGACAACCAAAATGATCAATATTTCTTGCATTACACACGTGGGCAGTTgtagttttttttttaagattgaAGAAAGAAAATGCATTTGGCATTATAAAAATAAGAGAGAGTCAAGTGTGGCGAGCTGCTCAGTGAGGCGGCTGGCGGGCGCTTGAGTTAGTGGACTAGGGCGAACTCTCAAGTCCAAGCTCATAGGAGGATCAAACTAAATTCCTCGTCACATGTACAGAATTTCGTATTTGGGTGCCCTATATAtttggttgttttgttttttattgttCAATTCATGTAACCATTTTGTTTGGTGTTTCATGCTTGTTCATTTTTCAGCTGTAGACCTGTTGCACTGGTCAGACTGTTTTCCGTTATCTATGTATTTTAATGCAATTGACTAGTTAGTGACTCGTGATAAAATGCTGCATCTTCGTATTTATGATGGAGTGATTAATCATCAAGTCACCGCATGAATAGTTGCCTAGTTGGTGAAGTAACTGACAACTTCTCAGAAACATGGCTTACAACATTACAGTTTAGACAATATTCACCTTGTCAAAGAATAGGAGGGTTCGAGGGTGTGTGAGTGTGTTTTAgtagaaaaaagaaaagaaaagaaaaaaggaGACTTTCACTTCTCCATCAATTAAGCAACAATGATTGTCGGTTTAACAGTGAAGTAACACAACAAAAGACAATTTCCAGCATGCCAACTTCCCCTAAATTACAGAAAAATTATGTAACACATCTACTTCACTATCTAGCAGGTTGCAGCTTCTTTTCTGTGTCTAATTTAACTAGGAAGCTCAGGCTGTTCACCAAGTTATATTCTTTCATGTATCTTCTGGTTTCCGCTGCAAGGATACTTCGCTTATGTGGGTAAGCTACCACATCCACTGCAGCCATTATTCCATTGGTTATACTATCATATGTACTCTCACCAAATTAGGGTTCCTGGGAGTAATTTTGTACCTGCATATGAGTAGAGTGACAATATTTTAAAGAGAAAATCAGTGATCTGCAACATAAAATATCTTTCTGCAAGTTGTCAGAATTACGTTTAAAATTGACTGAACAGAAATTAACGAATAATTTAAATTTCTTTGAGCTAAGCTAATTGGTTCCGGAGTTTGTTGCTTTATGCTGGATAGTTTTAAAGCAAAAACTCTACGACATTCCTAAAATACTTTTACTATCGAAATAGCTTTCACAAACTAAAAGTTCGAACATAACACCTTTTGTTTTTGGATAAGAGGACTAGAATGAAGAACACCAAAGAACTCATTAACTGTTCTCACCCACCTGAAAAAGAAGCAGCAAGATTACCCTTTAGGACTGGCTATTAAATAAGTTTCAATGTGTTATAATGCTTATGTGAACATAACCTAGGGATACAACATGCATAATGCTAGAAAACAAAATTATGACGGTGACTACCTAGTTCCTTCCTATATGAAACAGTCTAAACCATTTTTATTTTGTAATAATATAGAACAATAGTATTGCTACTGCAGCTGTCCCTAAACTGACAAGGGAAATAAGATTTTCGAGGCAGAAGAAGTGATCCCCATCCCTTGACATAGctcatttatttttaaatggaGCTATAAGGACACAATACCTTAGGGAAATCTAGATGTGTGTGAGTGAGGCAGGAGTTTTGGAAATAGGACGCACTCATGATATTTCAAGCTAAAATTTCCTGTTAGGGTCTACAGTTATATGTTCTCAGGTTCTCTAGTAAGATTAAGTTCTTGGGATTTACGAAAGAATTAAAGGTCTTACAGTAATCTCACGGCTAAAGAAATATTAGGGATTCAAGCATGTCTTTATCTTTCTTAAGTAGTTTGGGGAGTCCAAATTTAAGGGATATTACAAATGGTACCCAACGTAATAAAAAGGCTTTGTAGCCTAGAAGATACCCCCTTTGTAACAAGAGGTAAGTGTTTGAATCTTGGTGGACACGAATTTGTGTGTGAGTATTTTAGTTTCTTGTAATTGACCTCACCCAAGAAAAACGTAACTGGATAGCTCAAACGGTAGGTAATATGCAGTCTTGCAGTGAGACTATATATCTTACATTAACATCAGTAATACCACTGAAGACAGGATACTCAGAGCTAAATGAAGACTAGTTTTTCCTAGAGCCCAGAAATTTGATTGAGAATTTCCAAATACAGTCGGAGTGGAAGACTAAGAAAATATTATACCACAAGCTGGATGCCGTTACTCCTTCAAAATAACCCAGATGTCCACCATGTTTTGTTGTAGCCAAAACAACATTTTTATTTGCTCTGGGGAAGGTAGCTTTATCAGTACTAcatcagttactggattataaCAGTATTTGGAATAGAGCAGTCAGAGAATATAATTATATAAGTATAGGAGCTTTACCTGCATTCATCCCAAGGTATAGCTTCTGCAGTACAAACTGGATCATCCATAGAACTTATACAAAGTAGTGGCACTGATACGTCTTTCACATAAGAAGCACAGCTAGACCACCTGTAGTATGTGTCCACAGTCTTAAGGAGATAAAATGTTATCATGGGAGCAGGAAAAAGAACGAGACTGTGTGTGTTTGGGCCTATTCCAGCAGTGTTGTTCACAATATGTGTGTTTTTATGCGTAAGAGTGAACGAAAGATAATTGGATATATAAATGTATATAAAGAGAGAAATGGAGGAGCTTAATACCTCAATTGCGTCAACAGCGCAGGTGGCACTCATATCAAATTCCCGAAGAATACGTGACTGTATAAGCACAAGGAGTGAATGAACGCAAAGCTCTAGTCAGAACAGAATTTACTAAAGCATTTGTTATTTGAAGGTTTATCTAGTTTATCGTATCGGATTAAGAAAAAGAGAAGTAACTTTAGACAAAAAGAGAGATCGTAACTACATGTTGTATTTAGGAAACTTGATGTCAGTATTACAAAAACATGTCCTCAGAATGTCTGCTGAACTAATGGAGGTTATCGGGACAAGATTCAACACATTAAACAGGCTCCATTTCAAGGGGTAATACTACTACAGTAGTGATTGTAAGAGTAAAAGTGAAATAAGTTAAGTCAACAGAAAACTTAAAAGCCAAGACAACATGACTTGTGCACACAAAAATTTGAACTACAATCAAACAACAATTAAGTAGTATTAAGTATAATATAACAGAGATTTTGCATTACAAAATTGATTGTGGAATCAATAAGTTTTCCTGTCCTAAATAAAGGTACATCACCATTGAATTTTCTTAAGGATGCGAGTCGTGCAACTACAGCTAATATATTATGCCAAGTAACTTGCTAACTTTACAACCTTTACTAAAAAAACAACATAAATTCAAAATTACAAGATGAACAAACCTTTAAGATGCCTTCCCAATCAGCATATTTAACGTAGTTGGCCTTATTTCTGCAGTAAGCAACAGTTTACTGATTTAGCTAAGTACCACCAGCTACATATTACATGAAATCACGTAACTGAAATAGTGGGAGTAAAACAACTAGAAATCAACCTTGAAAAATATAGTTTGAATATCTAAAAAGGCCACAATAAACAAATTATATATTTGTATGGTGTTTAGATTCCACCGACTTACAATTGTGCATAATCCTTTAAACCAAAAGCAAGAGCTCTGTCGTACACCCTTTGGACAAGTCTCCGTCCTAAGAATCTGGAACATATCTGTGGAAGAGGTAGTAAATGTATTTAATCAATAAGCATATATTATATAAGTCACACCTGATGCGAGAAATGTACTTTTGCTACACTCAATGAGCAACTAAAATAGGGATGCTCGGATAGGTTCTGATATTAACCAGGCAACTTAATCTATTAAACCaccaattctaaaacaattgcTTCAGGTTTACGAATCGATCTCCAGTAATAAACTTAAGATACTGAAACACATGCATGTTTAATCGTCTATCTTTAGGGTATAGACTAGATAGTACATGTCCAAATATTCCTCTCATTAAGAATGACTTTTGTACATACTAGTATACTACAGTCAGACTCATTGACCTTGTTAAACTTTAACTTTTTAGTAGGAGACTATATAACAAAAACCAGAACGGATAACAAATGTATTAAACATCTCCCATCAGTGAAGCACTGAGGCTTGACCAACAGCAAATATGACTAACAAAGAGATATATCAGTATGAGTTGCATGAATCCTTTCCACTTAATTTGACATGTTTTAAGTAAATGTCTTTTTCCTATATAATAACACTTCATGGTTGAAACATTTCTCTATGATCCATTTATGCTAAATGACTAACCAAAAGGTCCCATGGACCGCATATGACAGCAGCACCAGCAACTTGACATTTATCCCCATCTTCACCAAGATATTTTCCCTGATAGTAAGAATTTCAATACATACATATATGTCAATATATTAAAATGAATGACTTACAAAGATTGATTAAGATCAAGAGAAAAGATATAACACACTAGCTTTAAACTTATGTCGTTTTGCAAGGTTGGAGCTTTAATTTATATCTAACAACAATTTGAAACACAGACACATTTGGTAGCGGAGATGACATTGTTGGCTATTCCATGGATAAAGTTGGAGGACGTCCAGGTAGTGAGCTTTTGAGAAATGTTTACTACCATGTAAGAAACTGAATTTATAGTAAGAGCTTTTATGCACAAAATAATGCAGTAGCAGTAATTTTAACAAATTTTGTAGTTAAAGAGTTGGAGGCATgttttagcaaaaaaaaaaaaaaaagagttGGAGGCATGTTACCTTTCTAAATCTTAAGAAATGTATCGTTATATAAAAAGCATCATAAGCATAATTGAATCTGATGCTACATTTATATAGAAATCTTGCAAATTTCATACATTTTATAAGTAGAATATTGCAAAACATAATATGTTTGCAACATCAACATGAATCTGCAAATTAAACATGTTCTGTAGAACAATATATTTTGCAATATTTTACTTGAAAAATATATGGAATTTGCAAGATTATCATTAAAATAATGCTATTTGCAGAACATGATTCGCAAAATAATATATTTGCAATATTTTTTACGTGATATATTAATTGAAGAACACATATGGACTCCAGGACTCCAATAAAATAGTTgactccatagaactttataatatatatatgtatatatatatatgatgtaTATACACTAAGTAATAGAAGTAGATCAATGAATATACCACAATGTTGGCACCAATACTAGTTCCAACAAGAAATTTGGGAGCCATGGGATAACAGCCAACTAGATAGTTAACGACGTCCCTTAAATCCTTCGTCTTTCCAGCATTGTAAAAGTACCTAGACTGCCAAAAAAACAGGGATCGTTACAATGGGTGCATGATAAGCACAAGCATAATCACCTTTAGCAATTTCCTTTGACAAATAATAAAAATTGAAGCCATGAACATTCTCTTGCTAGAGACATTTAGCATGTTACAAACGTGCCATACTAATCAAGGAACTAAATTCAACCCAATATATACATGAAATGATGATAGGATGTTATTCAATTATATTTCATGCCATAAAAAAAAAAACTTCCACTAAATCCAAATagtcaaatattttttttttgaagataaagaaagaacaaggcctctctctctcttttcctctAATGTTATTCagttatattttatataataaagaAGAGACTTCCACTAAAGCCGAATAGTATTTCTCATAGAAGTAATTTGAAAATAGAGAAAGAAACAACAAGGCCTCTCTCGCCTCCCCCCCCCCTCTCCATCTCTCTCAACTACGTGGCTTCCACTTTCTCCAGGTTGCCTAGTGAATGATATTTAATCTTTATAACTAAGATTGAGAACAACTATATATTCGTTACAAAATTATGTGAAGCACTCACACTGAATGAAATACCACCCATTCCTCGGTGATTGCACACCACAACGTTCCATCCTTGTTTAGCCGAATCAAGTGAAAGAGACTTTACGTACTGCAAAACATTTCACAAGAAAACCAGTTTAACTTTGTCTACAGAAGACATGTAAACATACAAAATTCTGTTATAAATATAAATTTCCTAATTCATTTCACTGAAAGGAAGACAACTACATTATTTACCCACTGAAAACCTAATTTTTGAGACAGCACCACAAATTTATATGCGCGCGCACATACACacatatttagttaagagttaaAGGATGTTAGAAGTCATGCTAAGTAGTAAGACCAGGTTTAACATTTGCATGTAGTGATGACTTCGTTAAATATAAACATGTATCGTAATAATCTGTATAGCAGTACAAAAATCACTTACTGATCCAGTTATACTTGTGAACAGACTGTAGTTGTATTACTTACTGGAGCAGAGGAATCGCTCGTTAGTCCAGGAACCACTATCACAATCGGTGTTGAACTGTTCTTTGGAATTGCACTATTCTTGTTTGCAGAACTTCCAAGTACTGCAAACAGAAAGAAAACTTAATTAAGTACACCCAATTATCGTATCAATTTCTTAATATTCCTATCCTGGGAGAAGACCAGCGATAGGAATATATAGGAACTCAAAACCTTTGATGAAAACAGCGTTAAGAAAGTCTGTTCAAAATGTGGGACATTTATAAAAGTGTAAGGGAAGTAAAAGCATGTAATTTCTGTGAGAGTGGAAGGTGAAAGACCCGGTTGTCTCAGTCAATCGAATTTTGGACATATGGTCAACATATGAACAGTGTGATCATTTCTATATACATACACAAAAATATAAAAGTTTCTTTGCTTTTCTGTAACACAGTTGTAGACCTCTATTGTGGCTGAGTGTAACGCAGTTGCAATGGACTTATCTTTAACTGAACAATGTAGAAAATTAAATAACATTCAGTGTATTGGTTAACATTGAATTTCATATTTAATATAGGATTTTTAATGTCCAGACCATCCTAATCAAATAATTTCCCCCACCCTCCCCCACTCGTTCGTTCACTTATTTTTTCTGCTTCTAACATTCCTTTAACATTGGTGCATGTGTCTCAGTACAAATCTATTTTATGCAACATGTTCCTCAAATCATATAATTGTGCAGCTTGACAAACATCACGAATCAAAGCACATGAAAAAAATACAATAACAAAGGAAAAAAAATCTTACTCGGAATTGCTTAGGCCTCGTTGTTCACTGCTTATACACTTCAATCTCTTAGGGTGATATTGTCTAGTGCTGGTTTTCCAACATAATAGATTTCTGCTCAGTTTCTTGATTTCAGAGCTAGATTTATTTTTCACATCGTTAGACTCTTTTAAGTTTCTTCCCCAGTCTCCATAAATATGATCATGACAATAATTAGCTAACAAAAAAGGAACAGAAATCCCTTCAATTTGTCTATTAGGTTTTACGTTGCTCAGACAGGATACAACTTTCACGTCATCTTTCCGGTAAAGTTTGactcaaaatatttatttcttcTATTACTCAAACTAGGTGTAACTGTTATAAACATTTTTCTGATAAAGTTTGTCCCTTATCTTTTGCGGTCTACTCAGGGAAAATAATACAATGAGAAGTTGATGGTTCTAGTATTCCCTTGGTTTTTATAGATTTTCTTGACAATTTGGATATAATTGTCTGGAAAACCTATTCTCAAACAAATATTGGGACAAAGACTCTGCTTCTGCTACACTATCTCTACATCAGATTTTCACTAATTTTGGTTCTTGTGATTCTTTTCAGTTAAGCTGTATGATGTGACCTTTATTCTACCAACAAGCTTGATCACAGTAATGTAGATATTCCTACTACTCTGGATAAGGGGCTTTATTATGTACCTCAAGTACCATTCCCAATGTTGACTTATTACTTATTAGATCTGTTCTCTAGTTCGTAATAGTACTACTAGTATTGAGTATCAAAAGAACCTATTAGAtagtttcaaaaaaaataaaaaagaaccTATTAGATCAATTACAAAGTACTAGCATCTTGCCAACAAAGGGTTGGTGCAGTGGTTGAGCTCTTGTCCTCCTTGCGGGAGGTCAAGAGTTCGAGACTTGGCGTGTGCGCGTGTAatcatttagcaaaaaaaaaaaagagtACTAGCCTCTAGATAAAGAATGGCACATACTTTAGCATTTTCTCATTTGTTCAGAGAAAACTTCATCTGACTGAAAGTAGTGAAAACATGAAGATAGATAACATGCAGACTCGCAGTAAGAGCAGGGTCCATTCTGCCCTCCAGTGTGTTTCAAATTAATAtgtataaatttatatataagATATAAGATAGAGAAAAAAAGTAACATATGATTTGGATGGGGGCTGCTTGCTTTGAGTTGGAAAGATAAtctgtaaaaaaaaaaattttgtcTCGCACTTTGGTTTAGCTTGCAATGGCAGTATATTAAGGGGAGAACTTTAGCAGAACTAGAGTGGTACCAGTAATTTTAGTTTTTCATATGCAGATGACAAGTAACTTCTTCTGTATTTTGACTAATATCAGTGTTTTTTAGATTATAATAAGTAACTTTGTTTTAAAATTAGCAGTTagtataaatttttaaatttggTTGTTCTCACACAGTCAGACAGACTCGTCCAATATATTACCAATAAATATTTCCTCTAGTAGCCAAGAGGAACTATATTTGAAACATCATCTATTGTGTACATAGATGAGATTTCTGGCAACTCGAATATTTTATGTTTATATATTATGTCAAATTCAATGAGGTTTGACTTCAATCAATCTGCTTACTTCCTTTGTACACACACCCAAAACACTATAGATAAGCTTGGATAAATCCAAATGACTATTGTTCTTCATCATTTCTTCTTGCATCGATACATTGGATATATAAATCTGTCTGTGGATATTTTTTTAACATTTCCTATAAGCAGGAAAGACAAAAAGATGAAGAGAGAAAGAATGCTTAGATACAGGGAAGAGGTCAAACAGCAGAACATGCAAGGACATAATTATGAATAGTTTGAAATGAAAAAACTATATGCATTTTGCCTGTAATTTAACCACCAAATTTCTATGCAAATAACTCAGAGCACATGTAGAATACATGGTACTTTAAAGTGAGGAAACCAAAGTTTATGTCATACCATCTGAACTCAGTAGCCAATCTAAAGCAAAACTTCCCCCATCAGATGCATGAAATATTTCTCTGGAACAAAAAAACACATGGTTATTAACATCAAGAAATTTGAAGATCTATCTTATTATTTACAGTGACTGCTTTTAGTGTCTATTCATACATTTCATTTCAGAAGTTCCACACAACATCAACTTCTGACTTATAAAATAGTATTCTACATCCAAGATTGGAGACCCTAACCGTAATTTTACAGTCAATAATTGCCAAACTGGCAGATATATAATACCAACCAGCTTATTATTTATGACATGATTTTGTAATGTTAATCGAAGTTTATGGCATGAAGTACCTTCTGTAGCTGAAAGCAGGAGGGTTACATGCATATGGCAAAAGAATTGTTTGCAAGTGTGGACTAGCAAGCCATGGTGTTGCAGAGTACCTATCCAGTGAAGAACCAATGTCGCGAAATAAACTCAATCAGTTGATGATGTTAAAGATATAATAATATGATCCAAATAAGCCTCCTCCCAACACCTTGAGGTTTAAGGAGGGCTGGTTACCTAAAAGTTGGACAAGCCTATTCACAAAAACTTACTTACAGAGTTATACTAAGTCCAATTCATGAGTAAATACTCCTTTTTGTAGTTCTATTGAGAACCTATTACCTTTGTATATTGTTCAGATCTTAATTTgtttataatttatattataacATGCAAGTATGAAATACAAATTAACTCCTGACATGATTCATGTGGTCACTTAAATTACTCCAGTGTCAATTATAATCTTTGATTTGCTTATAAGAGAAAAGAAGTTAATTTTATATGAACAATTGTACATCCTCAATCCTATACGAAGTTATTGTACAGCTTTTAAGGAGAAACGGAAATTAATTTCAAAAACAATGATAAATAGTACAATACATTATTTTACTTTGCATAACATGTGTAATAAACAATTGTGAGTCTATACTTTCATGTAGCAAATATGTACAATTATACAAGAACCTCACTCCTTGCAAGATAAATTAATTCGATACTTTATTCATTCATTCGTTTGCAAAAAATAACTTATACAACAATTATTCAGACATGGTAATTAATCTTACAACAGCTACTTAAAACATATGCTTAGCAGCCTACACAGAGTCCTCAGAAATTTCAAATTTGAGCAAAACAAATGTCATTATCTGTTTAATTAGAAACCTAAACACTGTTGTAAGGAGTACAGGTTATTCACCCCGCCCCTCCTCTAGTCCTAGTGGATAATGTCAATACATATAGcaataagaaaaaaatataaaaaatttttTGGCTTGGTTCAAACGAAAATGAATTTATATTGGGAAACTTGAGGAACTGATATATTATGTACTTTAATCTATTATCTACAATGTTTTATATTAAAAATGTTACTTAAATCTCAGTCAGAGCAACCATTATTTTTTTACACAGTCTTTTTCTTACTTGGTTAAAGCAAGTTCATTTTCGCAGACCAATTTTAAAGAAAAAGAATTGT is a genomic window containing:
- the LOC141712793 gene encoding embryogenesis-associated protein EMB8-like isoform X2; translated protein: MEVCSPINGYKLLLKALAMIPISHYVLGLSCVLIIFLYYFLEFHFLHHFFNGGCRVKLTYLPGSELHHAVISKCKLLHGRYSATPWLASPHLQTILLPYACNPPAFSYRREIFHASDGGSFALDWLLSSDVLGSSANKNSAIPKNSSTPIVIVVPGLTSDSSAPYVKSLSLDSAKQGWNVVVCNHRGMGGISFSSRYFYNAGKTKDLRDVVNYLVGCYPMAPKFLVGTSIGANIVGKYLGEDGDKCQVAGAAVICGPWDLLICSRFLGRRLVQRVYDRALAFGLKDYAQLNKANYVKYADWEGILKSRILREFDMSATCAVDAIEVV
- the LOC141712793 gene encoding uncharacterized protein LOC141712793 isoform X1 — its product is MEVCSPINGYKLLLKALAMIPISHYVLGLSCVLIIFLYYFLEFHFLHHFFNGGCRVKLTYLPGSELHHAVISKCKLLHGRYSATPWLASPHLQTILLPYACNPPAFSYRREIFHASDGGSFALDWLLSSDVLGSSANKNSAIPKNSSTPIVIVVPGLTSDSSAPYVKSLSLDSAKQGWNVVVCNHRGMGGISFSSRYFYNAGKTKDLRDVVNYLVGCYPMAPKFLVGTSIGANIVGKYLGEDGDKCQVAGAAVICGPWDLLICSRFLGRRLVQRVYDRALAFGLKDYAQLNKANYVKYADWEGILKSRILREFDMSATCAVDAIETVDTYYRWSSCASYVKDVSVPLLCISSMDDPVCTAEAIPWDECRANKNVVLATTKHGGHLGYFEGVTASSLWWVRTVNEFFGVLHSSPLIQKQKVQNYSQEP